ACTCTTCCTTTTCCAAAGGTGGATTATGACAAGTGTAACTTCTGCGGTGTATGTCAGGAGGTCTGTGCCTACAATGCAATAGCGGTCCTTTCCTTTAACAATGAGGTTAAGATTTTTCCTGAACTCTGTAAGAGTTGTGGTAACTGCGTACTGAATTGTCCTGAAAAAGCGATGTTTGAAGTGCCAAGAGAAATAGGAACTCTGACATATGGGAAAAGAGAAAATTTAAAGTTCTTTGAAGGGAAATTAAATATATCAGAAGTTACAACAACAAGTGCCATAAGAATTGTAAAGAAAAAATCCCTGGAAGATATAAGAGATGGAGAGATACTAATATATGACTCACCCCCAGGAGCTTCCTGTCCAATGGTTGAGGCATCAAAAGGTGGAGATTACATAATACTCATTACCGAACCTACACCCTTTGGTCTTTTTGACCTAAGAATTGCAGTGGGAGTGGTTAAAGGTTTAAACAAGAAATTTGGAGTAATTATTAATAAAGAAATGGAAGGATTTGATGAACTTTATGAGTATCTTAAAAAAGAAAACATTAAAGTTTTGTTAAAAATTCCTTTTGAAAGAAGAATAGCTGAAAGCTACTCAAAGGGAAAAACTCTATCTGAAATTGATAAAGAGTGGGAAGATATATTCCTAAACCTATACAACCAAATTCTGGAGGAAGTAAATGATTGAACTTGCCATAGTGAGTGGAAAGGGAGGAACAGGGAAAACTACTGTATCTGCATCTTTCTCGGTTCTTGCAAAGAATAAGATAATCGCAGATTGTGATGTTGATGCACCTGATTTACACCTCCTTTTAAAACCAAAGGTTAATATCAAAAAGGACTTCTTTGGCATGAAAAAAGCTTACATAAATAAAGATTCGTGCATAGAATGTGGAGTTTGTATAGATGTCTGTAGATTTGATGCAATCTCACCAGATTATGTTGTGGATACTGCCCTGTGTGAAGGTTGTGAGGTCTGTTTTACTCAATGCCCAGTTAAAGTAATAGAGATGAGAGAGAATAAAGCTGGTGAGTATTTTGTATCAGAAACACCTTATGGAAAAATGGTTCATGGTATTTTAGGTGTTGGAGAGGAAAATTCTGGAAAACTTGTGGCAATAATAAG
This genomic stretch from Caldisericia bacterium harbors:
- a CDS encoding ATP-binding protein, with translation MIELAIVSGKGGTGKTTVSASFSVLAKNKIIADCDVDAPDLHLLLKPKVNIKKDFFGMKKAYINKDSCIECGVCIDVCRFDAISPDYVVDTALCEGCEVCFTQCPVKVIEMRENKAGEYFVSETPYGKMVHGILGVGEENSGKLVAIIRNVARYYAQKEKVDYIIVDGPPGIGCPVNSTLSGLKYAVGVTEPTESGLSDLERLMELFHHFKIKPFIIINKSDLNPEMSEKIKRKSIEEGAIFLGEIPFDPVVVESLKMGKPVVIYEKDSKAKKIITELWKKIEDYLSRKI
- a CDS encoding ATP-binding protein; this translates as MKITVTSGKGGTGKTLISTSLALSLSKKYPTTYIDLDVEEPNGYIFIKPDIQKKEPITLPFPKVDYDKCNFCGVCQEVCAYNAIAVLSFNNEVKIFPELCKSCGNCVLNCPEKAMFEVPREIGTLTYGKRENLKFFEGKLNISEVTTTSAIRIVKKKSLEDIRDGEILIYDSPPGASCPMVEASKGGDYIILITEPTPFGLFDLRIAVGVVKGLNKKFGVIINKEMEGFDELYEYLKKENIKVLLKIPFERRIAESYSKGKTLSEIDKEWEDIFLNLYNQILEEVND